Part of the Misgurnus anguillicaudatus chromosome 25, ASM2758022v2, whole genome shotgun sequence genome, AACTTGAAGCGTTTGGAGATGTCCTTCTGGTCGGGGGTCAGAGTCTCTTTATCAGAGGACTGTCGACACTGACCCAGGGTGTAAGCTGCCATTACGATGAGCTCTTCTGTCACCTGAGAGCTCTCTTCATCCTCCCCTTCTTCATCATGGCTGGAGGTCCCTGGACTGGCAGGCTCAGAGACGCTTTCAGATGTGCTCCCGtccttttcttcttcttctttgatcTGAAGCCACTGGTGCTTGAGACACTCTTCTGCTGTGAAGCGGTTCCTGTGGAAATAAGGTCAGGTGAGGAATTGGATATACATGTGACCCGTCTGTGAAAACTCAgctactgttttctacataaactcATCCTACAATTGAATCTAGCTTAATTTTGTAAATAATGTATTGGTTTATTGCTATAGTGCAATTGAATATCTGGTGGCTGTATGTTTCTCTCACTCTGGTTCTTTGATAAGCAGAGACTTTATGAAGTGAATAGCTGCTTTGTCCAGGTGCTTCAGCTCTTCCTCCGTGTAGCTGACATTAATCTGGGAGATGTTGAGGAAGGTCTCCTGTTTATCATCCCCCAGAAAAGGAGAGATGCCCGTCAACATCACATATGCGAGGACACCAATACTCCTATTAGAAAGTGAGAGGAGAGGATCATCCACTGACAAAGCATCATAAACATGACtgattttgtgttataaaaatagTATTTTCTCCAAGCAAGAACTATAAGTACTAATTGTCTTAGAGAATACATCCTAAAGCAAAATTTCTggttaaaaacaaccaaaacaCTGGACCAGTAAGGGTTTCGAGAGCCTTTGCTATGAATGAAGTGTTTGTTTACGTGCAATGACACAACTGTGATCATAATTACCATAAAAACTGATCATAAAACACAAGAATTTATTGTGAAAATACCTCTATGTCAACATTGAGGGTATCACATGAAATGCTGTATTCATGTTTGTAAAAATAGTAATGAAGAACAAGGACTTACCACATATCAGTTGCTGTGCTTATTGGCTCATAATTCAGGATTTCTGGTGctgtaataaaaaacaatacatcaaAATGTGCAGTGTTATGTACATTACTCAGTGAAAACACTTACTCTAAATTACTCATTTCCACAATTAAAGATTTTATGAAGAAATTTATATCAGGgcaaaattttaaattaaacatttatgcatttggcagacacttttatccaaagtgacttacagtgcattcaaacaTCTATATTTTATCAGTAAAGTATGCGTGTTGGGATTAATCTCATCACCTTTGTGCCACTatcacaatgctctaccaattgagctacagaaatataaattttgaatttaaacattacggggtggtttcccagacaggg contains:
- the LOC141362073 gene encoding serine/threonine-protein kinase 17A-like gives rise to the protein MGTPECVAPEILNYEPISTATDMWSIGVLAYVMLTGISPFLGDDKQETFLNISQINVSYTEEELKHLDKAAIHFIKSLLIKEPENRFTAEECLKHQWLQIKEEEEKDGSTSESVSEPASPGTSSHDEEGEDEESSQVTEELIVMAAYTLGQCRQSSDKETLTPDQKDISKRFKFEEPFSALQEVPGEFIY